The Triticum urartu cultivar G1812 chromosome 5, Tu2.1, whole genome shotgun sequence genome contains the following window.
tactgttaattaacagtagttaattaggttaatcaaattaggattaattaagttaattaatttaattaacgaattaattaattaatatatattTTTATTTCCTTTTAATCTTTTTTTATAAACGTTCCAGGGGctaggccccacatgtcattgggtTAGGTGGCCTTAGCGGGCACCGGGCGGTGGATGCGGCGCGTGGGCGCCCGCCACGGCGCTCACCCAGGggcgcgcggggcggggtgcatCTGGCTGCGACCAGCGGGCGCGGGGAGCCGGCCGGCCCGAATTGCGCCCAGCGGTGGGCGGTGGGAGAGCGGGGCGTGCAGGGCAAGGGGACGGCGCAAGGGTCAGCGCGACAAGGCGAGCAGGGGGGAGCGAAGGCAGCAGGACGGTGCGAGGCGGCGGCCGAAGCAAGAACTCGAGGGGGCCGGTGCGAGGAGCACGCACGCAAAGCACCGAAGGGCTAGGCAGCTCCCACGCGATGCCAGAAGCACCGTGGTGTGCTTGCGTGAGACAGAGAAGCACTACAGCAGCGGCAACAAGCACGGCGGCGGGTCTGCCAGGGAGgaagaggggaaaggaagggggcTCACATAGCCCTGTAGTTGAGCAAGGCAtgctcgaggaggaggacgaggaaggGGCGGCGTCCGGGTTGCCGGCGACGAGTgcggcggggcgacggggtcaAGGGCGCGGCGCAGGAACGACGGCCTCGGCACGGggcgaggaggaggatggggacgAGCGACGTAGACGACGGCGGGTGGCGGGGTGGCTCCGGCGGGGGTGGTTCGGCATCGGCGCAGGGCTTCGGGGGCGTCGATTGCCCCCGACCGGATCCACACAAGAGGGAGGTTGAGGAGGCGGGTGACGGCGGAGAACGGGAGAGGGTGGGCGGCGACGGGTAGCCGCAGGGCGTCGGGGGCGATGGGATCGGGGCCGATCCCGATCCAGTTCGATGGGGGAGGAGAAGGGGAtcgtgggggggggggcaagTGGGGTGTCGGCTGGGTTAGGGTTTGACCAGGGGTGGGGGTTATGGGAGTGAGGGGTGTGGCCGGTTGGGCCGGTGGCCGAacgggccggcctgctgggccgaagcccagtggggggggggtttctctcttttcctttttttttcttttgtttgttttctgttttcttttattatttctttctttctttattttagTTGCATTTTAATTTAGTAAAATATACACTTAGTATTTCAACTTAGTCCATAGTCACAAAAAAAATCTAGACCCCAAATAACTTAGTTTGACATTTTATTATTTATAAAAGGTATTTAATTAAttgttttgctactgttttatttatctcatagtatttaaacattttataaatgtGCGGTTTTCCCATCATaattatctatgcaatatttggttcactccgaacattttagttctaatatttgaaaacttttatcgtttgcctgattttgaatttgaatttgaatcggtttcgaactaactcgagattagcaactataaTTGAGGTggcgtggcatcattagcagaggttactgtagcttgattatccgggcgtcacagcgCGGGAGCATCTGGTGCGGTCGGGCTCGTCGGATGCGCGCGGGACGTGCGGGATGCACTAGTGCGGTCTGGCTCATCGGGCGCGTCGAGCGCGCGCGGGACATGCGGGACGCACAGGGACGCCAGCCGTGTGTCGCAGGTGAAGAAGGAGCTCGACGTATGTCGCCGGGGTCGTGACAGAGGATGGTGCGACCGGCGTCAGTGCGCCATGTCGGGTCCGTGGCGGTGTGACCGACGTCGATGCGCCGGGTCGGGTCCGCTGGCTGGGTCATGGCCGTGGCAACGACGATGGGAGCTGCAGCGAGGACAACGACGGCGAAGTCCTGGCTTAGGATGTGAGTGTTGGCATAAGCCATGCCATGTGCGGTGGCGACCGGCGTCGGTATGAGCCGATGTTGTGGCGATGTAGCCAGTGTAAAAAGGAAAAGGTTTGGGCGTTCTTGCGCCCGTGACAGCGTTTGTGCGTCGGCCGGAAAATCTCTCGCGTCCATCTTCTTCTTTCTCTGTTTTTAAGTGAGAGAAGAGGTAGCTAGAGGGCTGCGGTTTCAACAGCAGCGACGCCGCCCGACCCCCCAGCCGCCGGACATGAAGGTGatggcggcggaggaggaggctgCCGAGCCCGCACCCAAGAGGAGCGCATCCGATGAATCGGCCGGGCCCAGATCACAGAAACAGGCACGTGATAGCTTCTATGACGGCAAAGCCATCAGCCATGGCGATCTCATCAGCGACCTTCCCGACGCCATCCTCGGCACCATCATCTCCCTGCTCCCCATCAAGGACGGTGCCCGCACGCAGGCCATCGCCCGGCGATGGTGTCCCCTATGGCGCTCCCCGCCTCTCAACCTCGACGTCCCGTACCACCTCGTCGACGGGGTCGAGCGTCTCTCCGCCGTCTGCAGGATCCTGTCGAACCACCCTGGCCCAGCACGCCGCTTTGACGTCTGCCTCATCAGCCTCCGCGGCGAGAAAGAAGGTACGACGAAGACGCCGCGCAGATCGAGGGCTGGTTCCATTCCCGAGCCCTTGACAACATTCAGGAGCTCCACATCAGCTTCATGCCTTGGAATACACGCAAGGACTGCCCGAGAAGGAGACGCTCTGCCCTCTGCCGTTGTCTGTGCTCCGCTCAGCATCGACCCTGCTCTTGGTCAGCATTGGATCCTGCGATTTCCCGAGGGAGATGGCACCTTCGCTGAGTTTCCCCCTCCTCAAGCAGCTCAAGCTGTGGAGCGTTTCCATCTCCGAGGATGTCTTCTCGAGGGTGCTCTCTAGCTGCCATGTCTTGGAGAGCTTACATTTGTCGAGGATTCTTGAGGGGTCTTGCCTTTGCATTAGTTCACCAACTCTTAGGATCATCGTCACCCTTCGTTTGTTCGAAGGCAAAGGAAAATTGGTCATTAAGGAGGCCCCTCATCTTGAAAGGCTGCTATTGCGTTCTCCAAGCTTAGGCGTCGAGGCTATCCAGGTAGTTAGGGCACCTAAACTGGAGATACTGGGCCTTTTGTCTCCCTGCGTGTTACAAATTCAGATCAACAATCTAGTCTTCCAGGTAGCAGCTTCAGCCTCTAGACTCGTGCGATCGTGCCTGGCATTTTTTCTTCAAGACTTTTTGTTTTTAAATAACTATCCATTTGTTTTCTTCAGGGATTAATCCCATCGAGCTTGGAAAACCCAATACGCAGTGTAAAGGTTTTGGCTCTCCAGTTCTGTGGCCCTGATTTGAACGCGGTTCTTGGAATCCTGAGATGCTTCCCCTACTTGGAAAAGGTCTATGTCATTGTGAGTATTCATATTTTTTTGCTTTAAATATCAAAACGAAAATGAAATTCTCATATAATTATTCATATTTTTAACATATGTATGTTATGTCCTTTCCCAGTGGGACGAACGTGTAAAGGCAGAGATGAAAAATGTGTGTCAGTATAACCCACTCGATCCAATCAAATGCCTTGAGAGCCATCTCAAAGTACTGGTGTtgaagaattatgaaggtggtgAGGAAGAGATTGACTTTGTCAAGTTCTTTGTTTTGAATGCTAAAGTGGTGAAGGAAATCAAATTTGCACTGTCTAAGAAGATTCGCATCgatgagaaatggatgaccgatcAACTCAGTCTACTAAAAGTGGAAAATAGATCTTCTCAAGAGGCTCAACTGGAATTCAGAAGTGGTTAAGTCTACCAAAAGTGCGAAGCGGCTGCAGTTGGGCCGAGGCCAGTTGGGCTGGGCCACTCGGTATGAGGCCCCGGCGGGTTCTGTATCGATCGAGTACGTGCGAGGCGCATGCAGCGATTGATCTGTTTCCCCTGCCCCCACCTCGCGTCATAGGGTTTTCCTTCGCCGGAGTCCGCGACGGTGTTCTGATTGTGGCGGTCGCGCTCGTCGCATTCCCCCGCTTGAGGCCATGGCTGGTTGTGGTAATGCGTTGTCGCCGGGGAAAAGGCCGACCGCGCCTCCTGGGACTGGTCGCGCCGGGGTCGCGCTGCCGTCGGGCATTGGTGGTGGCCGTGGCGTGGTGCCGCCGCCGGCCTCTAGGTCCGGCCGTGGTGCCGTGATGCAGCATAACCCTGGGGCTGGCCGTGGCGTGGCGCCCACGGTGATACCGGCTGCGGGTCGGGGTGTCGcgtgatatgtccattttgcatcatgcttttatatcgatattcattgcattatgggctgttatttcactttatgtcacaatacttatggctattctctcttattttacaaggtttacatgaagagggagaattccggcagctggaattctgggctggaataggagcaaatattagagacctattctgcgcaactccaaaagtcctgaaactccacggaatgtcttaaaataaataaagaaaaatcctcaccaaagatgaaggccagggggcccacaccctgctcacgagggtgagggcgccccccttagggcgcgccccctacctcgtgggccccctggtggctctccgacgtccatcttctcctatatgaagtctttcgatgagaaaaaaataaggaggaacttttcgggacgagactccgccgccacgaggcggaaccttagcggatccaatctagagctccggcagggctgttctgccggggatacttccctcccggagggggaaatcatcaccatcgtcatcaccaacgctcctctcatcgggagagggcaatctccatcaacatcttcattagcaccatctcctctcaaaaccctagttcatctcttgtgtccaattcttgtctccaagtccgggatt
Protein-coding sequences here:
- the LOC125507090 gene encoding F-box/FBD/LRR-repeat protein At3g26920-like; the encoded protein is MAAEEEAAEPAPKRSASDESAGPRSQKQARDSFYDGKAISHGDLISDLPDAILGTIISLLPIKDGARTQAIARRWCPLWRSPPLNLDVPYHLVDGVERLSAVCRILSNHPGPARRFDVCPQIEGWFHSRALDNIQELHISFTLCPLPLSVLRSASTLLLVSIGSCDFPREMAPSLSFPLLKQLKLWSVSISEDVFSRVLSSCHVLESLHLSRILEGSCLCISSPTLRIIVTLRLFEGKGKLVIKEAPHLERLLLRSPSLGVEAIQVVRAPKLEILGLLSPCVLQIQINNLVFQGLIPSSLENPIRSVKVLALQFCGPDLNAVLGILRCFPYLEKVYVIWDERVKAEMKNVCQYNPLDPIKCLESHLKVLVLKNYEGGEEEIDFVKFFVLNAKVVKEIKFALSKKIRIDEKWMTDQLSLLKVENRSSQEAQLEFRSG